A window of Castanea sativa cultivar Marrone di Chiusa Pesio chromosome 1, ASM4071231v1 contains these coding sequences:
- the LOC142634290 gene encoding uncharacterized protein LOC142634290 encodes MDPGRHGILHQVGRSSATSQSYWGAVANFIKENIIVKFGVPHRIISDNGTPFVNNDVRKMLEFYQVKHHRSLPYYPQRNRQAEVTNKVLINIISKMSQEYTGGWATHLPDAFWAYKNSPKSVTGFSPFSLVYGTEVMGPAEIMTPSLRVMQMKEREKEKEVFTAERYEDLEGLDEKREEAQERSRRYRQRMTEAYSRMTRERVFMEGQLVLKVADYVRRGMAGPSKFAPKWEGPFVVREAHPTGYYRLTQTDGKDLMDPINGK; translated from the coding sequence ATGGATCCTGGTCGCCACGGaatacttcaccaagtgggcaGAAGTAGTGCCACTTCACAAAGCTACTGGGGGGCAGTGGCCAACTTTATCAAGgaaaatataatagtaaaattcGGAGTGCCCCATAGAATTATTAGCGACAATGGCACACCATTTGTCAACAACGATGTAAGGAAAATGCTGGAATTCTACCAAGTTAAACACCATCGATCATTGCCTTATTATCCGCAGAGAAACAGGCAAGCGGAGGTGACGAACAAGGTTCTCATAAATATCATCAGTAAAATGAGCCAGGAGTATACAGGAGGATGGGCAACGCACCTGCCAGACGCCTTTTGGGCCTACAAGAATTCACCAAAGTCAGTCACAGGATTTTCGCCTTTCTCTCTGGTCTACGGAACGGAAGTGATGGGTCCGGCAGAAATAATGACCCCCTCCCTACGTGTTatgcaaatgaaagaaagggaaaaagagaaagaagtcTTTACAGCAGAAAGATATGAGGACCTGGAAGGGCTTgatgagaagagagaagaagccCAGGAACGCAGCCGCAGATACAGGCAAAGGATGACAGAAGCCTACAGTAGGATGACCAGAGAAAGGGTATTCATGGAAGGGCAACTCGTACTGAAAGTAGCGGATTATGTGAGAAGAGGCATGGCAGGACCATCTAAATTTGCACCTAAATGGGAGGGACCATTCGTGGTGAGGGAGGCACACCCCACTGGATATTACCGACTAACTCAGACAGATGGCAAGGACTTGATGGACCCAATCAATGGGAAATGA